One Parashewanella spongiae genomic window, AACTGAGGTTGAGCTGGCGATCTCTCTTTGATTTGTTACCTTTAAGACCTATGTTTTGATCAGTCCTAACTAATGCCTTAGCAACTGACACATACGATGGAGCTCTATAGCTAATATGAAATTCTACGACACAATTACTAAATACGTCTATGAGGAGCGTAAGGTATGGCCTTCCAAGCGGTATATTGAGTTCGTCATCTACGAGAATTAAATCCAGTGGTGTGTGATCTATTTCCACCCTTTCTAGAATTCGAGTTGGCCGTATATGTGAAAGGCATTTCTCAAACATTCTATCCGCTAAATATTTACCATAGCGAGCAACAGCCTCGGGATATGGTGGTAACTTATTGATTCGTCGATTAAAGCTTTTATATGAGATTTTTGGTATTTTGCCATCAACGATTTTGTTGTTTTCAATCGTAATTAAGTCACAATAATGCTCGTAGGCTTTCATTATCGATGGGCGTATTGCTTTGTAATACCTTTCTAGTGCAACTTTAAAGAACTCTTCATCGCCAGATATTCTTTTAGCTGTATTGCCTTTTTTCTGATGAAAATCAACTAATGAAGTTATTTCACCTCCGCTGTCTTGGAATTTTTTCCTCCACCTAACTACTGTTCTCCAACTAGGAATCTTCTTTGTTTGCTCTGAATACAACTCAGCTAAGATAGGCTCTAAACTTTTTTTAGTCCAACCTGATGTTATCTTTTGTTGTATTAATGAAATAATCCTAAACCGCTCAATAGCTTGTTCCTTCAACTCGTTAGAATAAGTATCTAAATCTCGTTTTATTAATACCGACTCTTCTAATGGAATATATTGTTTCGGAGTAGTTGCCTGCTCTCTTTGATAAATGTTTTCGAACTCATCTTTGAAGCTGCTCATGACTCACACCAAAAAGTAGGATTACCATCAAGTTTCTCATTGATGAGATCTACCTTAACTTTCCCTGTTGCTACGAGTTGCAATACATTAGCTCTTAAGTTTCCAATATCCTCTTCAAATTGAGTTAAAAGACAGAATAATGATAACCTCCCAACCTTGTGTATGATGTTTAATATTTTTTCTTGAAGGTCATTTTCAAGTGTAAAACTTGAATAGCGGTGAAGTATTTTTAAATTTTCAAGTAATGGTTGTCTTCGGACTTGTTCATCTGTTACGAGAATTAAAGAAATACCTAATTTTTCTCCTGATTCCTTTCTGGCCTCAGGGCGGGATCGTGCTTTAGATCTTGAAAATAATTAAATCAATTTTGAACTTTCCTGAGTAACGATGATCAGATCGACAAATGAATACTGATTTGAGTCTGATTATGGACGTAATGAAAGAGATTGAACAAGTTGAAGATTATCGTGTTGAAGCTAATAAAGAGTATGATTTAGCTGATATTATTTTTCTTACAATTGCCGCAGTGCTTTGTGGTGCTACAGGCTGGAAAGCCATCAACATTTTCGGTGAAGCTCAATTAGATTGGTTAAGACAATATCGGCCATTTAGTAATGGCATCCCGACACAACACTCAATCGGACGGATAATTAGAGGTGTTAAAGCCGAAAGTATGATGTCTTGCTTTATTAACTTTTCCAATACATTACGGGAGCGAGATGGTAAAGAGCATATCAGTTTTGATGGTAAAGTTGCTTGTGGCTCTAAACACGGTGATGACATAGCGGCGCTTCAACTAATGACGGCAATGGTTGTAGATAATGGGCTGATAATACGTCAACAAGAAACGTCGACCAAAACGAATGAAATCCCAGTAATGCAATCCATGCTAAAACACATGGATATTGAAAATGCAGTGATTACCGCTGACGCCATGCACTGCCAGAAAGAAACTGCAACCTTAATACGTGAAGGAAAAGGTGATTACGTTCTTCAAGTGAAAAAGAATCAAGGTAAATTACTTGCTGAAATAGAAGCTTATTTTCATAAGTGCTATCGAGACACACCAGAGCTTTTAAAGCAGAATCACTTTACAGAGTTAGACGGTGAGCACGGACGAATAAATGAAAGACATTATCGCCTTTTGCCAATTACAAATTGGTTTGACGAAACGGCTAAATTTGTAGGCAGTCAGGCCGTTGTTGAAGTCACTCGGATGCGAGAAATGAAGAATAAATCAAGCCATGAAACGTCTTATTACATAACCTCGTTAGCCAGTGACGTGGAAGGCATCGCTGGATATATACGGAAGCACTGGGCAATTGAAAATAGTCAGCATTGGGTTCTCGATGTCACTTTTAAAGAGGATGACTGTAAAATTTATGCTGATGATGGTGCAAAAAATTTAGCAACTATTAGGCGAAAGGTTTTGAACTTAATTAAAAATCACTCTTCAAAAGACAGTGTGGCTGGCAAGATACAGCGAGCCTGCTGGGATGCAAAATTTAGGGCTGAGATTTTATTTGGAGAATAATTCATCAAAGCATAATCCCGCCCTGTTTCTGGCCTTAAATCGCACTTTGAACTCAGACTTTAGCGCTTGCCTGATTGCTTTATATTCAATATATTGTTTAGTCTGATCTTTAAAAGTGATCACTGCGTCTGGGGTATACGGAAGCTCCTTTCCTTCAAAATGATACTTGTAACCTTTCGGCTGAGATTCAAAACTAACAACGTCCTCGTCAAATTCATGATGAAAACAAGCGTCAAACTCAATAGTACCTTCACACATAACTATTTTATTTGTTTTTATACTCACAAATTTAAGAACGCTTTTATTGGGAGAAGCTTTGCGAAGATTTCTGATGTACATCTCAAAACCATTAAATTAAGCAAAGTAATCTTAAGAGGATAATCACACTTTTAATTTTGAGATAATAAATACTTTTTTACGATAAGATATTTGACAACTTATGGGTTAGATTTGTCATCTTATGATGTGATTTATAACAGGTTATGGGTTAAATTTGTCACTATATGGGTAAAATTTGTCATCTTATGGGTACAATGACAAATAAAACTCAATATTTACCGTAAGTTATTGATTGGATTGCTCCCCAAGATACCGTTATCAGCTTAGCCCTTGAACCGTAGGTTCAAGGCGGGTAAACGATAACTTCCTAAGGCTTCTCGATACGAGCCGAGCTTGCACAATGTCAGCCAAACATTCACCCTTAAGTCAAAATTATCGGCACAGGGACATTACTGATTAGAACATGTATCCCAGGGAGCAAATTTGATTGGTCAATTTTAAAGATGACCTAAATTCTGTGTAGTTACTTCGAGCTACGTACTACTAACGCTTCTTCTAACGTCGATTGAAGCAAATTGATCCGCTCATCCATTTGTGAGACATAATCCTGATTTCGACGTTGCTCAGTATACAATTCATGACCAATATTTAGTGCGGCCATAATCACGATTTCTTCGCGGCATAAACTGTTTGAGCGAGTTTTTAAGTCACTTAACTGTTTTTCAAGATTTTCAGCAATTTTAATCAGTGCTTCTTCTTGTTCTGCCGGACATGCAATTGAGTAGGTCCGACCCAGTAACGTTATATCAATGGCCCTGTTACTCATAGCGATCCAACATCCTTATGTTGTATTAAGTGCGGACTATATAAGTCTAGACGCAAAAGTGCAATACGCCCGAACTATATTCCGCCATCAATTGGATTAATTGCTGATTCTTTAACTTGTAAATACTCACACCGACAAAAAATTGCCTGTATTTCATACTAAAAAATCACGATGATTTATTATTTTTTCAGAATCGAACTACAATTATTGAATGAATATTGAATCAAGGATGTAGTAATGAGTATTCCATCAAATCCAGCAGGTAGTATAAAGAGCGGCCAATTAACGATAAAAATGGATGAACAAGCTGTAGAAAAATTAAAGCAAAGTGCCACACCAGAAGCACAACCTTTTGAGGTAACATTTAAAACCGATAAAGGATTGCAAGTATTACAGTTCTTAATTTCAGCAAAGAAGAATGAAAACCTCGAAGAAACTATTGCCCAATTCCATGTTGAGAATGAACATGTTTTTGAGGACGAAAACCCCACAATATCAAGTAATCAACTTGACTTTATTGCAAAAAAATTATCTGATTATTTAAATGACCAACGAATAGCATCTGCATCTTATGATATGTCTAGCAGCGAAAAAGAGAGCTCTAGAGTTTCGGGTGATGGCTGGAGAGAGGCGACCAAAGAAGACCTTCGGCATATTGACGAAAAAGATATATGGGCAGAATACGATGTAAACTCGATTCAGTTTCCTGACAAAATCAGCAATCCACAAGACTCTTTAGTGACTAGAGCCACTAACAAAAGATTCGTGAGCAATGAAATTAATCGCAATGTAAATAAAGTTATAACAGCGTTTGCTTCGCTCTGGCAGAAATAATCTTTCATTCATAAATTTCAGGCTATATAGGATCCTATTTAGCTATCTGATAGAATTATGCTCAATTAATTAAGATTAAACGGAATATACTCATGAGCACCCCTCCGTCATTACAGATTGAAAAATTAATGGCTATTTTAATGGCTGAAGGTATCGGCTTACATCCTTCAGAATTACATGGAACTATAGTGGGGATAATCAGTGGCGGAGTTGAACAAACTACTGAGGCTTGGCAACCATTACTCATTGAGTTAAGCAATAATAATGAACCTTTCCCACCATCTGTTCAAAGTCAGCTTAATGAGCTCTATCAAGATACACTAAACCGTTTAGACGACTTCGACTTCGGCTTTACTTTACTATTGCCTGAAGAAGAAGAGCCACTAAATGTGAGAGTTGATGCGTTATTTTTATGGGTCAATAATTTCCTTTCTGCACTTGCTATCGCACAACCTAAACTCAATGATTCGTCTGAACGCATTCAACAGTACATTGAAGTAATGAGTAATATTTTCTCCGATGGTGCTGAAGTTGGTGATGACGAAGACTCAGAGTCTGCTTTTTTTGAATTATTAGACTTTGTTCGAGAAGCGGCAATGAATTGTTATTCAGAATTTGCCCCTGAAGTCATGGTTGATGATAGTACCAACTGCAATACACTTCACTAGCCCATTACCCTGATTGATCAAAATCATTTGTTTTTACTGTTGAATAAGTCAAACTGCTTATTCAACAGTATATGTTTTGTCGAATAGATGGATTCAGAATGACAATCAAGCCTTCCCAATTGAAGCAAACTCAGCAAAATCAAGATAAAAATGCTATTAATCACTATGATGTAGTCATTATTGGTGGTGCTATGGTTGGTTCGGTATTAGCGCTCGGACTTGAACAGTTAACCAAAAGACATAATAAAACCCTAGATATTGCCATTATTGAAGCATTTGCACCAAGCTCTGATCACCCAGGGTTTGATGCTCGTGCAATCGCATTAGCACACGGTAGTATTCAAGCATTAACTCAACTTGATATTTGGCAGCATATTAGTGAATTAGGTACGGCAATTAAGCATATTCATATTTCAGATCGCGGCCACTTTGGCATGACTGAATTAGATGCTAACAGCTTTAACATTGCATCGATGGGCGAAGTAATTGAACTCAACCCCGTTGGTTATAAGCTTTTTAAAGAGTTACAAAAATCATCTATTGACATCATTTGCCCTGCTAAGCTCGACAAGATTGAAGCTAATGATGAGTTTCACCATGTTAAGCTTGACTCAGGTCAAGTGCTGACTACAAAACTAATCGTTGCTGCCGATGGTGCTCAGTCATCCGTACGCATGCAATTCAATTTACCTCAAGAAGAAATTGATTTTAAACAAACAGCGTTAATCGCTAACATCAGCTTGCAAAAATCGCACAAAAATCGAGCTTGGGAGCGCTTTACAAACAGCGGGCCTTTAGCATTATTACCAATGAGCCCGTCTAATGGTCAGCAACGTTTATCTATGGTTTGGGCGCTTGATCCGGATAATGCCGAACTAATGAAGCAAGCAACCAAGCCTGTGTTTTTGAACTCACTACAACAAGCATTTGGTTTTCGTGCAGGACAATTTATCGATGTTGGAGAGCGCTATTCTTACCCTCTAAAATTGACTTACATGCCAAGACCAATCCACCATAGGTGTTTATTTGTCGGTAATGCTGCACAAACTTTGCACCCTATCGCTGGGCAAGGATTTAATCTAGGGTTACGAGATATTATGGGTGTGCTTGATGTCATTGAACACGCGCTTATTGAAAATTTACCAATGGGCAATGTGGCAATGACTCACGCCTATTTAAAAGCTCGTGAGAAAGACAGAATGAATACAATTAATCGAGTTGAGTTTTTAGTCCGTGGTTTTTCTAATGATCTTTGGCCACTTACATTAGGACGAAATCTTGGATTACGGCTGTTATCTTGGTTGCCGCCGCTCAAAGCTCCTATTGCAAGCAAGGCCATGGGTTTCACCACAGACACAATTTTATAATGGAATTTTAGAATGTTTAATACCCAAAGCTATGACGTAGCCATTGTTGGTGGCGGCATGGTCGGATTAGCTACCGCAATAGGATTAGCACAAGCTAATATCAATACAATTATCATTGATGCTGGTTCTGTTGAAGCCGTGAGTGGCGAGCCTAAACTTAGAGTCAGCGCGATTAACAAAGCCAGCCAAACCCTTCTTGAGAATATTGGTGCATGGCAATATATCAACCAAGAACGATTGGGCGGGTATGACACTATGGAAGTGTGGACAAAAGATGGTTTAGGCTCAATAAAATTTGATGCCAAGAGCCAGAACGAATCACTGCTAGGCAACATTATAGAAAACGATAATATCAGCAACTCACTAATTAAACGTGCAGCTGAACTCGAGCAACTTACTCACATTGAAAACGTAAAAGTGGCCAATATTGCTTTGGGTGATCGTGAAGCTTGGTTAACCCTCGAGAATGGTGACAACCTCACTGCAGCGGTTGTAATAGCCGCTGATGGTGCGAACTCTTGGGTAAGACAGCAAAGTAAAATTCCACTCAGTTTTTGGGATTATGATCATCATGCTATTGTTGCAACCATAAAAACTGAAGTTCCACATCAACATTGTGCCAGACAAGTATTCTTAAGCAGCGGTCCTTTGGCTTTTTTACCATTAAACCAAGACAATTTGTGCTCTATTGTATGGTCAGTGTCCCCGCAAAAAGCAAAAACCTTATTAGCAATGGACGATAACGAATTTTCCAAATCTCTTACAGCCGCTTTTGATTCAAGATTAGGTTTGTGTAGTGTTGAAAGTAAGCGTTTAAGCTTCCCATTAAAAATGCGTTATGCTCGACATTTTGCAAGACAGCGATTGATCCTTGCTGGTGATGCGGCTCACACCATTCACCCCCTTGCAGGACAGGGGGTCAATTTAGGCTTTCTTGATTCAGCCAGTATCATTGAAACTCTGTCTGAATTAAAGCTTCAAGGCAAAGACTTAGGTGAATATCAAAATCTCCGCCAACTTGAACGTTGGAGAAAAGCTGAAGCTATAGAAATGATAGCCGCCATGGAGTCGATAAAGCGTTTATTCAGTGGCGACAATATATTCAAAAAAGCCCTATGTGACTTTGGATTAAATTTTGTCGATAAGTTTGAAATACTGAAAACTGTATTCGCTAAACAAGCCTTAGGGCAAAAGGCTCGACTTCCTAAGCTGTGTAATACCAATTACAGTAATTAACTTCCCACTCAGCAAGAGCTAATGGATTTCAGTACAAGGCGCAAGTTTGAAGTACTATATACCCTAACGGCCGCCATACAAAGCTGGCGTTCAACGCACTTCGTGCTTTTGTCGGGATAATTCAAAAACTTGTAACCTAGTAATGAAATCCTTTAGCCTTGCCCTTCGGGAGCTTGTATGTGTCCAAATTACTACGCAAAACTGTCTCAACGTAGCAATGTAATAACAACAGTTTTGTATGTCGGTAATAACTATGTCTTCATCAATTTCACTTGTACTTTGAACACATACATAGCTCTGAGCTGGGTATTTAATTACTGTAATTGGTATAAACCATCTTCCACCTAAATAAATAGGTTGGGAGCGTCCATATACGCAAAAAGTTACTGATAACAAAGCATGAATAGCAGCAAAGAGTGGTTACCAACATACAAAACTGTCGTTACTTCGTTTCTACTTGCAAAATTTATAACGCAGCTAGCGGTGATTTTGGCAAGTATATGTATGTTCAGGACTCTCCTGATGGATGAATTCGGGTTGCTTAATTTTGTATTTAACCGATTTATTTAGGTTCTACTGAATACTAATCTATCAACCCCAATTGTTTGAGTGTACCTTGTTTCAACAATCACTCAAACAACAACCACACTCATAGCAACCTTCTAAACCGCCCACGCAACCGCGCAACAGCATTAACCTATAAAAATCAACATATTACACTTCATTGGAATTAAAACAACTCTATGCAAATAGTTTATTTTTAGTCTCTCTCAAAATTTACATCACATATCACCTTCAACCACTCCGATACCCTTGTTTTTATTCACGGATTATAAAATCTAATCCATCACTCACAAAACTAAGAAAAATTTTGTATACAAAATGAAGGCGCAAGGTATAATTTCGCAGTTTTTTGCCAATTGCTTCACAGAATTGGCATTTACCTCTAACTCCTGAAAGGGAAAATAATGGCTAATAAAACTGTACTTTTTGACAAACACTTGGCTGCGAATGCCAAAATGGTTGATTTTCACGGCTGGGAAATGCCGATCAACTATGGTTCACAAATCGAAGAGCATCATGCTGTTCGACAAGATGCCGGTATGTTTGACGTATCGCATATGACTGTTGTCGATATTATGGGTACTGATGCCAAGGATTTCTTGCGTATTCTATTGGCTAATGATGTTGCTAAACTCAATGTCACAGGTAAAGCATTATATGGCGGCATGTTAAATCATGAAGCTGGTATTATTGACGACTTGATCACATATTATTTGGACGAAACCCATTATCGTCTGGTTGTGAACTCAGCGACAAGAATTAAAGACTTAGCGTGGATAAATAAACAGGCGCAGTCATACCAAGTTGAGATCATAGAGCGCCCTGAACTTGCTATGGTTGCGGTACAAGGGCCTAATGCTAAGCAAAAAGCAGCACA contains:
- a CDS encoding ISAs1 family transposase, with protein sequence MNTDLSLIMDVMKEIEQVEDYRVEANKEYDLADIIFLTIAAVLCGATGWKAINIFGEAQLDWLRQYRPFSNGIPTQHSIGRIIRGVKAESMMSCFINFSNTLRERDGKEHISFDGKVACGSKHGDDIAALQLMTAMVVDNGLIIRQQETSTKTNEIPVMQSMLKHMDIENAVITADAMHCQKETATLIREGKGDYVLQVKKNQGKLLAEIEAYFHKCYRDTPELLKQNHFTELDGEHGRINERHYRLLPITNWFDETAKFVGSQAVVEVTRMREMKNKSSHETSYYITSLASDVEGIAGYIRKHWAIENSQHWVLDVTFKEDDCKIYADDGAKNLATIRRKVLNLIKNHSSKDSVAGKIQRACWDAKFRAEILFGE
- a CDS encoding TnsA endonuclease N-terminal domain-containing protein; amino-acid sequence: MYIRNLRKASPNKSVLKFVSIKTNKIVMCEGTIEFDACFHHEFDEDVVSFESQPKGYKYHFEGKELPYTPDAVITFKDQTKQYIEYKAIRQALKSEFKVRFKARNRAGLCFDELFSK
- the zapA gene encoding cell division protein ZapA, which produces MSNRAIDITLLGRTYSIACPAEQEEALIKIAENLEKQLSDLKTRSNSLCREEIVIMAALNIGHELYTEQRRNQDYVSQMDERINLLQSTLEEALVVRSSK
- a CDS encoding UPF0149 family protein, which gives rise to MSTPPSLQIEKLMAILMAEGIGLHPSELHGTIVGIISGGVEQTTEAWQPLLIELSNNNEPFPPSVQSQLNELYQDTLNRLDDFDFGFTLLLPEEEEPLNVRVDALFLWVNNFLSALAIAQPKLNDSSERIQQYIEVMSNIFSDGAEVGDDEDSESAFFELLDFVREAAMNCYSEFAPEVMVDDSTNCNTLH
- the ubiH gene encoding 2-octaprenyl-6-methoxyphenyl hydroxylase, giving the protein MTIKPSQLKQTQQNQDKNAINHYDVVIIGGAMVGSVLALGLEQLTKRHNKTLDIAIIEAFAPSSDHPGFDARAIALAHGSIQALTQLDIWQHISELGTAIKHIHISDRGHFGMTELDANSFNIASMGEVIELNPVGYKLFKELQKSSIDIICPAKLDKIEANDEFHHVKLDSGQVLTTKLIVAADGAQSSVRMQFNLPQEEIDFKQTALIANISLQKSHKNRAWERFTNSGPLALLPMSPSNGQQRLSMVWALDPDNAELMKQATKPVFLNSLQQAFGFRAGQFIDVGERYSYPLKLTYMPRPIHHRCLFVGNAAQTLHPIAGQGFNLGLRDIMGVLDVIEHALIENLPMGNVAMTHAYLKAREKDRMNTINRVEFLVRGFSNDLWPLTLGRNLGLRLLSWLPPLKAPIASKAMGFTTDTIL
- a CDS encoding FAD-dependent monooxygenase — protein: MFNTQSYDVAIVGGGMVGLATAIGLAQANINTIIIDAGSVEAVSGEPKLRVSAINKASQTLLENIGAWQYINQERLGGYDTMEVWTKDGLGSIKFDAKSQNESLLGNIIENDNISNSLIKRAAELEQLTHIENVKVANIALGDREAWLTLENGDNLTAAVVIAADGANSWVRQQSKIPLSFWDYDHHAIVATIKTEVPHQHCARQVFLSSGPLAFLPLNQDNLCSIVWSVSPQKAKTLLAMDDNEFSKSLTAAFDSRLGLCSVESKRLSFPLKMRYARHFARQRLILAGDAAHTIHPLAGQGVNLGFLDSASIIETLSELKLQGKDLGEYQNLRQLERWRKAEAIEMIAAMESIKRLFSGDNIFKKALCDFGLNFVDKFEILKTVFAKQALGQKARLPKLCNTNYSN